One Gossypium hirsutum isolate 1008001.06 chromosome A11, Gossypium_hirsutum_v2.1, whole genome shotgun sequence genomic window carries:
- the LOC107887642 gene encoding ATP-dependent DNA helicase Q-like SIM isoform X2, with product MGGNDVSSDQVIKKLIEMGFEHSNAIEAVKAVGPSVDDAVEYVLNGCGRNPLSGTASFQCSSRDLKSLGKRVMTSSQSKGEIRQSRIWEHFQPTSKPKRSRGNDVSDGVMSGSKVLPSPVEEHKEPILLIDNQFENVAEPSQVCCSEELNIGTNWESKVNGLLRKHFGYSSLKSFQKEALAALLAHEDCLVLAATGSGKSLCFQIPALLTGKVVVVVSPLISLMHDQCLKLSKHGVSACFLGSGQPDSSVEQKAMRGMYSIIYVCPETILRLIKPLQRLAESRGITLFAIDEAHCISKWGHDFRPDYRRLSVLRENFSARNLKFLKYDIPIMALTATATVQVRQDILDSLCMSKKRKTVVTSFFRPNLRFSVKHSRKSVSSYSTDFCQLLDVYARKKKVDGMKQPLVSHESHCPSDSDKVSGSGFNDIQNSDIEESNDESSEKENGSIPSRGRPMSVEYLENEVDVFQSAEDWDVAYGEFSGQVHCEEWNSHGSMETIDPPNKPEERLRLLQEPLEQGPTIIYVPTRKETLSIAKYLCEFGVKAAAYNAALPKSHLRQVHKEFHEDSLQVVVATMAFGMGIDKLNVRRIIHYGWPQSLEAYYQEAGRAGRDGKLADCILYVNLSRMPTLLPSKRSEDQAKRAYKMLSDFFRYGMNTSCCRAKILVEYFGEDFGDKKCLFCDVCVDGPPKMLDLKEEANILMQMIAARYAESSFMDCSYDDSLCSVTERQKFLVKPNLRAFVNKIREQSQKFITTDLLWWKGLARIMEAKGYIREGDDKDNFASLASPILVHEQEVLKHAFQIHDVTRTFNWTFRYEKYRLTTPVYWFTALSCADPCSDKISGTNKKGTGISSV from the exons ATGGGAGGAAACGATGTGTCGTCTGATCAAGTTATTAAAAAACTTATTGAAATGGGATTTGAGCATTCTAATGCCATAGAAGCTGTAAAAGCTGTAGGACCGTCAGTTGATGATGCGGTTGAGTATGTTTTGAATGGTTGTGGTAGGAATCCTCTCAGTGGAACAGCTAGTTTTCAATGTTCTTCAAGGGATTTAAAGAGTCTTGGTAAGAGGGTTATGACATCTTCACAATCAAAAGGTGAAATCCGGCAGTCTAGGATATGGGAACATTTTCAACCCACAAGTAAACCTAAGCGAAGCAGAGGTAATGATGTATCTGATGGGGTCATGTCTGGATCCAAGGTGTTGCCTAGTCCTGTGGAAGAACACAAGGAACCAATTCTGCTTATAGATAATCAGTTTGAAAACGTGGCAGAACCTTCCCAAGTTTGCTGTTCTGAGGAGCTGAATATTGGAACAAATTGGGAGTCGAAGGTTAACGGTTTATTAAGAAAGCATTTTGGTTATTCATCCTTGAAGAGTTTCCAGAAGGAAGCCTTGGCTGCTTTGCTTGCTCACGAAGACTGTCTTGTTCTTGCTGCAACAGGATCTG GAAAGTCTCTCTGTTTCCAGATTCCGGCATTATTAACAGGAAAGGTTGTAGTTGTGGTTTCTCCTTTGATAAGCTTGATGCACGATCAATGcttaaaattatcaaaacatgGGGTCTCTGCTTGTTTTCTTGGATCTGGACAACCAGACAGCAGTGTGGAGCAGAAAGCGATGAGAGGAATGTATAGTATTATATATGTTTGTCCAGAAACAATTCTGAG ACTAATAAAACCTCTTCAGAGGCTAGCAGAAAGTCGTGGAATCACATTGTTTGCAATTGATGAAGCCCATTGTATATCTAAGTGGGGCCATGATTTTCGGCCTGACTATCG GCGATTGTCTGTTTTGCGAGAGAATTTCAGTGCCAgaaatttaaaattcttgaagTATGACATTCCAATTATGGCATTGACTGCTACTGCAACAGTTCAGGTTCGGCAAGACATTCTTGATTCTTTGTGcatgtcaaagaagagaaagacTGTGGTCACTTCATTCTTCCGTCCAAATTTGCGATTCTCA GTGAAACACAGTAGAAAATCAGTGTCTTCATATAGCACAGATTTCTGTCAACTTTTAGATGTTTATGccagaaagaaaaaggttgatggaATGAAACAACCTCTAGTCTCTCATGAATCTCATTGCCCTTCTGATTCAGATAAAGTTTCTGGAAGTGGGTTTAATGACATTCAAAACAGTGACATTGAAGAAAGTAATGATGAGAGTTCAGAAAAGGAAAATGGTTCAATTCCTTCAAGGGGAAGGCCAATGTCAGTTGAGTATTTAGAAAATGAGGTTGATGTCTTTCAGAGTGCGGAAGATTGGGATG TTGCCTATGGTGAATTTTCTGGACAAGTTCATTGCGAAGAATGGAATTCACATGGGTCAATGGAGACAATAGATCCACCAAATAAACCAGAAGAAAGACTGAGGCTTCTGCAAGAGCCATTGGAACAAGGACCGACCATCATATATGTTCCCACAAGAAAGGAAACACTGAGCATTGCGAAGTATCTCTGCGAATTTGGAGTAAAGGCTGCCGCTTATAATGCAGCG TTGCCAAAATCACATTTAAGGCAGGTTCACAAGGAATTTCATGAAGACTCCCTGCAG GTTGTTGTTGCGACAATGGCTTTTGGAATGGGGATTGACAAATTAAATGTCCGAAGAATCATACATTATGGTTGGCCACAG AGTTTGGAAGCATATTATCAAGAAGCTGGTCGAGCTGGAAGGGATGGAAAATTAGCAGATTGCA TTTTATATGTGAACTTATCAAGAATGCCAACACTTCTGCCTAGTAAAAGAAGTGAAGATCAGGCAAAACGAGCTTATAAAATGTTATCAGATTTCTTCAG ATATGGAATGAATACTTCTTGCTGTCGAGCCAAAATCCTTGTTGAGTACTTTGGGGAGGATTTCGGTGATAAGAAGTGCCTCTT TTGTGACGTTTGTGTTGATGGACCTCCTAAGATGCTGGATTTGAAAGAGGAGGCAAACATTTTGATGCAAATGATTGCTGCTCGTTAC GCAGAGAGCAGTTTCATGGACTGCTCATATGATGATTCTCTGTGTAGTGTTACTGAACGGCAAAAATTCCTAGTGAAGCCAAACCTTAGAgcttttgttaataaaataaggGAGCAG TCTCAAAAATTCATAACCACTGATCTGCTATGGTGGAAAGGTCTTGCTCGAATCATGGAAGCTAAAGGATATATCAGAGAGGGGGATGATAAG GACAACTTTGCCAGTTTAGCTTCTCCGATTTTAGTCCATGAACAAGAAGTATTAAAGCATGCATTTCAAATACATGATGTAACCCGTACATTCAACTGGACTTTTAGATATGAAAAATATCGCCTGACCACTCCGGTTTATTGGTTTACTGCACTGTCTTGTGCAGATCCATGTTCAGATAAAATTTCCGGAACCAACAAAAAGGGGACTGGAATTTCTTCAGTCTGA
- the LOC107887642 gene encoding ATP-dependent DNA helicase Q-like SIM isoform X1 has protein sequence MGGNDVSSDQVIKKLIEMGFEHSNAIEAVKAVGPSVDDAVEYVLNGCGRNPLSGTASFQCSSRDLKSLGKRVMTSSQSKGEIRQSRIWEHFQPTSKPKRSRGNDVSDGVMSGSKVLPSPVEEHKEPILLIDNQFENVAEPSQVCCSEELNIGTNWESKVNGLLRKHFGYSSLKSFQKEALAALLAHEDCLVLAATGSGKSLCFQIPALLTGKVVVVVSPLISLMHDQCLKLSKHGVSACFLGSGQPDSSVEQKAMRGMYSIIYVCPETILRLIKPLQRLAESRGITLFAIDEAHCISKWGHDFRPDYRRLSVLRENFSARNLKFLKYDIPIMALTATATVQVRQDILDSLCMSKKRKTVVTSFFRPNLRFSVKHSRKSVSSYSTDFCQLLDVYARKKKVDGMKQPLVSHESHCPSDSDKVSGSGFNDIQNSDIEESNDESSEKENGSIPSRGRPMSVEYLENEVDVFQSAEDWDVAYGEFSGQVHCEEWNSHGSMETIDPPNKPEERLRLLQEPLEQGPTIIYVPTRKETLSIAKYLCEFGVKAAAYNAALPKSHLRQVHKEFHEDSLQVVVATMAFGMGIDKLNVRRIIHYGWPQSLEAYYQEAGRAGRDGKLADCILYVNLSRMPTLLPSKRSEDQAKRAYKMLSDFFRYGMNTSCCRAKILVEYFGEDFGDKKCLFCDVCVDGPPKMLDLKEEANILMQMIAARYAESSFMDCSYDDSLCSVTERQKFLVKPNLRAFVNKIREQSQKFITTDLLWWKGLARIMEAKGYIREGDDKIHVQIKFPEPTKRGLEFLQSESDKGFHVYPEADMLYSMRKPRAYSSFSDWGKGWANPEIRRQRLDKIRSSNRKPRKPRIRKSRKHFSDTSTSRGRISAKISQKK, from the exons ATGGGAGGAAACGATGTGTCGTCTGATCAAGTTATTAAAAAACTTATTGAAATGGGATTTGAGCATTCTAATGCCATAGAAGCTGTAAAAGCTGTAGGACCGTCAGTTGATGATGCGGTTGAGTATGTTTTGAATGGTTGTGGTAGGAATCCTCTCAGTGGAACAGCTAGTTTTCAATGTTCTTCAAGGGATTTAAAGAGTCTTGGTAAGAGGGTTATGACATCTTCACAATCAAAAGGTGAAATCCGGCAGTCTAGGATATGGGAACATTTTCAACCCACAAGTAAACCTAAGCGAAGCAGAGGTAATGATGTATCTGATGGGGTCATGTCTGGATCCAAGGTGTTGCCTAGTCCTGTGGAAGAACACAAGGAACCAATTCTGCTTATAGATAATCAGTTTGAAAACGTGGCAGAACCTTCCCAAGTTTGCTGTTCTGAGGAGCTGAATATTGGAACAAATTGGGAGTCGAAGGTTAACGGTTTATTAAGAAAGCATTTTGGTTATTCATCCTTGAAGAGTTTCCAGAAGGAAGCCTTGGCTGCTTTGCTTGCTCACGAAGACTGTCTTGTTCTTGCTGCAACAGGATCTG GAAAGTCTCTCTGTTTCCAGATTCCGGCATTATTAACAGGAAAGGTTGTAGTTGTGGTTTCTCCTTTGATAAGCTTGATGCACGATCAATGcttaaaattatcaaaacatgGGGTCTCTGCTTGTTTTCTTGGATCTGGACAACCAGACAGCAGTGTGGAGCAGAAAGCGATGAGAGGAATGTATAGTATTATATATGTTTGTCCAGAAACAATTCTGAG ACTAATAAAACCTCTTCAGAGGCTAGCAGAAAGTCGTGGAATCACATTGTTTGCAATTGATGAAGCCCATTGTATATCTAAGTGGGGCCATGATTTTCGGCCTGACTATCG GCGATTGTCTGTTTTGCGAGAGAATTTCAGTGCCAgaaatttaaaattcttgaagTATGACATTCCAATTATGGCATTGACTGCTACTGCAACAGTTCAGGTTCGGCAAGACATTCTTGATTCTTTGTGcatgtcaaagaagagaaagacTGTGGTCACTTCATTCTTCCGTCCAAATTTGCGATTCTCA GTGAAACACAGTAGAAAATCAGTGTCTTCATATAGCACAGATTTCTGTCAACTTTTAGATGTTTATGccagaaagaaaaaggttgatggaATGAAACAACCTCTAGTCTCTCATGAATCTCATTGCCCTTCTGATTCAGATAAAGTTTCTGGAAGTGGGTTTAATGACATTCAAAACAGTGACATTGAAGAAAGTAATGATGAGAGTTCAGAAAAGGAAAATGGTTCAATTCCTTCAAGGGGAAGGCCAATGTCAGTTGAGTATTTAGAAAATGAGGTTGATGTCTTTCAGAGTGCGGAAGATTGGGATG TTGCCTATGGTGAATTTTCTGGACAAGTTCATTGCGAAGAATGGAATTCACATGGGTCAATGGAGACAATAGATCCACCAAATAAACCAGAAGAAAGACTGAGGCTTCTGCAAGAGCCATTGGAACAAGGACCGACCATCATATATGTTCCCACAAGAAAGGAAACACTGAGCATTGCGAAGTATCTCTGCGAATTTGGAGTAAAGGCTGCCGCTTATAATGCAGCG TTGCCAAAATCACATTTAAGGCAGGTTCACAAGGAATTTCATGAAGACTCCCTGCAG GTTGTTGTTGCGACAATGGCTTTTGGAATGGGGATTGACAAATTAAATGTCCGAAGAATCATACATTATGGTTGGCCACAG AGTTTGGAAGCATATTATCAAGAAGCTGGTCGAGCTGGAAGGGATGGAAAATTAGCAGATTGCA TTTTATATGTGAACTTATCAAGAATGCCAACACTTCTGCCTAGTAAAAGAAGTGAAGATCAGGCAAAACGAGCTTATAAAATGTTATCAGATTTCTTCAG ATATGGAATGAATACTTCTTGCTGTCGAGCCAAAATCCTTGTTGAGTACTTTGGGGAGGATTTCGGTGATAAGAAGTGCCTCTT TTGTGACGTTTGTGTTGATGGACCTCCTAAGATGCTGGATTTGAAAGAGGAGGCAAACATTTTGATGCAAATGATTGCTGCTCGTTAC GCAGAGAGCAGTTTCATGGACTGCTCATATGATGATTCTCTGTGTAGTGTTACTGAACGGCAAAAATTCCTAGTGAAGCCAAACCTTAGAgcttttgttaataaaataaggGAGCAG TCTCAAAAATTCATAACCACTGATCTGCTATGGTGGAAAGGTCTTGCTCGAATCATGGAAGCTAAAGGATATATCAGAGAGGGGGATGATAAG ATCCATGTTCAGATAAAATTTCCGGAACCAACAAAAAGGGGACTGGAATTTCTTCAGTCTGAGAGTGATAAGGGTTTCCATGTTTACCCAGAAGCAGATATGCTTTACTCAATGAGAAAACCGAGAGCTTATTCCAGTTTCTCCGATTGGGGAAAGGGCTGGGCTAATCCTGAGATCCGTCGTCAGCGTTTAGACAAAATTCGGTCTTCAAACAGGAAACCACGAAAGCcaagaataaggaaatcaagaAAACATTTCTCGGATACTAGTACTTCTCGGGGTAGAATATCTGCAAAAATCTCGCAAAAGAAGTGA